Proteins from one Candidatus Babeliales bacterium genomic window:
- the cmk gene encoding (d)CMP kinase gives MIVTIDGPSGSGKSTLALALARHLNFFCLNSGYLYRGLAYVLKTFYNYDENKMRSPNLADIQACLQGGNFRYEYESGLAKIYWSGDNITIYLKDAQLAHLVAVLAQNESVRTEIRKFERALVQDKDVVVEGRSCGSVVFPDAQVKFYLDALPDVRAGRLQVDQRRRGTILSRQQAVELVEKRDSMDRERAYEPLIKPEGAILLDSSLDSREQTVQKALEYVKEALRK, from the coding sequence ATGATTGTCACGATAGATGGACCGAGTGGAAGCGGCAAATCAACGTTAGCGTTAGCGCTTGCTCGCCATTTGAATTTTTTTTGTTTAAATAGTGGTTATCTGTATCGTGGTCTTGCCTACGTGTTAAAAACTTTTTACAACTATGATGAAAACAAAATGCGTAGTCCAAATCTGGCTGACATTCAAGCATGCTTGCAGGGTGGTAATTTTCGATATGAATATGAATCTGGTTTGGCAAAAATATATTGGTCAGGTGATAATATCACCATCTATTTAAAAGACGCGCAGCTTGCACACCTTGTAGCAGTTCTTGCGCAAAATGAAAGTGTGCGCACAGAAATAAGAAAATTTGAACGAGCATTGGTGCAAGATAAAGATGTAGTCGTAGAAGGTCGTTCATGCGGATCTGTTGTTTTTCCCGATGCGCAGGTCAAATTTTATCTAGATGCATTACCCGATGTTCGCGCAGGGCGTTTACAGGTTGATCAACGCAGACGTGGCACGATTCTTTCTCGTCAGCAAGCAGTAGAACTTGTTGAAAAGCGAGACAGCATGGACCGTGAGCGTGCTTATGAACCACTTATAAAACCTGAAGGGGCCATTCTGCTAGATTCATCGCTAGACTCGCGAGAGCAGACGGTACAAAAAGCGCTTGAATATGTTAAAGAAGCACTCAGAAAGTAA
- a CDS encoding peroxiredoxin — translation MFKKSLALLACFAITTSQIHTKNKVLGKPAPTFKAKAVFPDSSIRDFDLQDYFKLNSGGSDLVLYFYPFDNTPECIKQAKSFRDSIDRLKEKGISVVGVSCDAPASHKRFQKKLGIPYPLVSDSRLAREISMKYGALGFFHSKRKTFLINKKGIVFKVFENVDIDKQIDDILSSFEKEYRR, via the coding sequence ATGTTTAAAAAATCTTTAGCGCTGTTGGCGTGTTTTGCAATTACGACATCTCAAATACACACAAAAAATAAAGTGCTGGGTAAACCAGCCCCAACATTTAAAGCTAAAGCGGTATTTCCCGATAGTTCTATTCGGGATTTTGACTTACAAGATTATTTTAAATTAAATAGTGGCGGCTCAGATCTTGTTTTATATTTTTATCCTTTTGATAATACTCCTGAATGCATCAAGCAAGCAAAAAGCTTTCGTGATTCGATCGATAGATTGAAAGAAAAAGGAATATCGGTTGTAGGAGTGAGTTGCGACGCACCCGCTTCACATAAAAGATTTCAAAAAAAATTAGGAATTCCGTATCCACTCGTTAGCGATAGTCGCTTGGCGCGAGAAATATCAATGAAGTATGGAGCTCTTGGATTTTTTCATAGCAAACGAAAAACGTTTTTGATTAACAAAAAAGGAATCGTTTTTAAAGTTTTTGAAAATGTCGATATTGATAAACAAATTGATGATATTTTAAGTAGCTTTGAAAAAGAGTATCGACGGTAA